The Mycolicibacterium neoaurum DNA segment GAGGAATAGATCAACAGTACCCAGTCGCCCTGCTTGACCTGCTGACCGCACAGCTCGGTGTCCTGGGTGGCCGTGCGCCGGAAGGTCATCACCGGGGTCGCCCAGCGGACGAACTCTTCGATTCCACGGGCGATATGGGTGTCGAAATCGTTCTGCAACAGGGCACGTTGCTCGGGGAACTCCTGCAGCGCCATGGTGGCCAGGGTGACCGTGTTGCGGGTGGTGTCGTTCCCGGCGACCGAGAGCAGGACGAAGAAGGCTCCGAGTTCCTCGTCGGTGAGCCTGCGGCCATCGACCTCGGCCTGCACCAGTAGCGACATCAGATCCGAGGTCGGCTCGATTCGCCTGCGCTCGGCAAGTTCCAGCCCCATGGACAACAGCCCCACCAGCGACTCGTTGAGCACCTCACCGGGCTCTCGGCCGGCGGCGACATCGGGGTCTGCCCACGACACCATGCCATCGGCATGGTGGGCGGCCTCGTCGCGGAACTCCTCGGGCAAACCCACCATCTCGTAGATGGTCCACATCGGTAGGCGTTTGGAGACCTGCTCCACGAAGTCACCGCTGTCGGTGGCCAACAGATCGGTGACGATCGTGGCGGCTTGCAGGCGCACCTGATCCCGAATCTTGGCCACTTGCCGCGGCGTGAACACCGAACTGATCAAGCGACGCAACGTGGAGTGCGCAGCACCGTCCATTGCCAGAAAGGACTGAGCTGCGTCCAGGAGGTCTTCGGGGACGGCTTCGATCATCACGCCCTGACCGGAACAGAACAGTGCCGGATTCTTGCTGACATAGGCGATGTCCTCGTTGCGGGTCACCGCCCACAGCCCGTCGATCTCGGCCTCCATCAGGCCGCCCTCGATCGGGCGGTGCCAGCTCAGCGGCCGTTCGTCGCGCAGGATCTGGAACGACTTCTCCCGTTCCTGCGCCGTGGTCGCCCAGAAATCCAGCGACGAGATGCTCACCGGGTCGAAGTCACGCGCGGTCGCAGTGGGCGCACTCATTGCCGGACCTCCAGGTACTGGTCGAGAAGTTTGCGCTTGGCCAGCTTGCCGGTCGCAAGCCGGGGCAGCTCCTCGACGAAGTCGACGGTCTTGGGGGCCTTGTAATGTGCGATCCGATCGCGGACATAGCCGATCAGCTCGGCCGCAAGGTCGTCACCCGCTTGGTCCGGATCGCGCAGCTGGACAACGGCCTTGACCTGTTCACCCATCTCGGTATCCGGGATGCCGATCACGGCGACATCGCCCACCTTGGGATGCAGCGCCAACACGTTCTCGATCTCCTGGGGATAGATGTTCACCCCGCCGGAGATGATC contains these protein-coding regions:
- a CDS encoding cytochrome P450 translates to MSAPTATARDFDPVSISSLDFWATTAQEREKSFQILRDERPLSWHRPIEGGLMEAEIDGLWAVTRNEDIAYVSKNPALFCSGQGVMIEAVPEDLLDAAQSFLAMDGAAHSTLRRLISSVFTPRQVAKIRDQVRLQAATIVTDLLATDSGDFVEQVSKRLPMWTIYEMVGLPEEFRDEAAHHADGMVSWADPDVAAGREPGEVLNESLVGLLSMGLELAERRRIEPTSDLMSLLVQAEVDGRRLTDEELGAFFVLLSVAGNDTTRNTVTLATMALQEFPEQRALLQNDFDTHIARGIEEFVRWATPVMTFRRTATQDTELCGQQVKQGDWVLLIYSSGNRDPRAFADPHLFDITREPNGHVGFGGGGPHFCMGAFLAKMQLESLFRELIFRAPNLRVGEPEYLTGNFVHAVKSLPYSLD